The sequence TCTTAAGGCATGTGAAAGATTATCCAGATATGATGGAGGTGTAGCATGGCAAAAAATATGATCCAATTTCAAAAAGGAAAGAGTATTCACGAATTCCTGTCCGAATATGGGACCGAAGATAAGTGCCAAGACTCATTATTCAGACTTAGATGGCCGCATGGTTTTAGTTGTCCGAATTGCGGCGGTTCGAAATTTTGCGAGCTCAAATCAAGAGATCTGTACCAATGCCACAAGTGTCACCATCAGGCGTCGGTAAAG is a genomic window of Desulforegula conservatrix Mb1Pa containing:
- a CDS encoding transposase translates to MAKNMIQFQKGKSIHEFLSEYGTEDKCQDSLFRLRWPHGFSCPNCGGSKFCELKSRDLYQCHKCHHQASVK